In Alicyclobacillus macrosporangiidus CPP55, a single window of DNA contains:
- a CDS encoding glycosyltransferase family 39 protein, with the protein MPLPRLRFHFARFQEAVWPFFILAVGCVVHAWMFRRNPYVPLTGDMVHYNHAADLLLQRHVLTYWSTAPAAQVTPGYPLFVALCKWLAGHVYPRWGEFGLPGLRMTVWLQAALAIGTSLIVYRVARRVCPPRWAMLAALLWTLYLPQVKAASFVLTETLFNFLFWSFILSFCRALERSTLPRWFFTGLLLGLSVLVRPTPLPYMAGIALCLGWRWRSGQASLKEVALRFGGAVSGFVLCLAPWWIRNWRAFHRLILTSEDAGNPLLNGSIPDWADWPVPPGLTSQEQVKLALSYIAQGFSQHPLAYLKWLTVDKLWRMFSAPWYPDTEPYQWWANLHILWVGLGAAGILWATLATPQVRWLLWFPLVLAGLQLPFIPLPRYVFPVMPDAFLGTAVLGYRLTEWMSRRVARETHRFA; encoded by the coding sequence TTGCCTCTGCCGCGTCTGCGCTTCCATTTCGCACGCTTCCAGGAGGCGGTCTGGCCCTTCTTCATTCTCGCCGTCGGCTGCGTCGTGCACGCCTGGATGTTTCGCCGGAACCCGTACGTGCCGTTGACGGGGGACATGGTCCACTACAACCACGCCGCTGATCTGCTGCTGCAAAGGCACGTCCTCACCTACTGGTCGACCGCGCCGGCTGCGCAGGTGACGCCGGGATACCCTCTGTTCGTCGCCTTGTGCAAGTGGCTGGCGGGTCACGTGTACCCGCGATGGGGCGAATTCGGCCTGCCAGGCTTGCGCATGACCGTATGGTTGCAAGCCGCTCTGGCCATCGGGACAAGCCTCATTGTGTACCGTGTCGCGAGGCGCGTGTGCCCGCCCCGCTGGGCGATGCTCGCCGCCCTGTTATGGACGCTGTACCTGCCCCAGGTGAAGGCGGCGTCCTTTGTCCTGACCGAGACCTTGTTCAATTTTCTGTTCTGGTCTTTTATCCTGTCTTTCTGCCGCGCGCTGGAACGCAGCACCCTCCCGCGATGGTTTTTCACGGGGCTGCTGCTGGGACTGAGTGTACTCGTCCGGCCGACGCCCCTGCCCTACATGGCAGGCATTGCCCTGTGCCTTGGCTGGAGGTGGCGCAGCGGCCAGGCCTCTCTGAAGGAGGTGGCTTTGCGGTTCGGCGGAGCCGTGTCTGGCTTTGTGCTCTGCCTGGCGCCTTGGTGGATCCGGAACTGGCGGGCTTTTCACCGCCTCATTCTGACGAGCGAAGACGCGGGTAATCCGCTGCTGAACGGCAGCATCCCCGATTGGGCAGACTGGCCCGTTCCTCCGGGGCTCACATCGCAGGAACAGGTGAAACTCGCACTGAGCTATATCGCCCAGGGTTTCTCCCAACACCCATTGGCGTATCTCAAGTGGTTGACGGTGGACAAGCTGTGGCGGATGTTCAGCGCACCCTGGTACCCCGATACGGAGCCGTACCAGTGGTGGGCGAATCTCCATATCCTGTGGGTCGGCCTCGGCGCGGCCGGCATTTTGTGGGCCACCCTGGCCACCCCTCAGGTCCGGTGGCTCCTGTGGTTTCCGCTCGTTCTCGCGGGCTTGCAACTGCCGTTCATCCCGCTTCCCCGGTATGTCTTCCCGGTGATGCCGGATGCGTTTTTGGGGACAGCGGTCTTGGGGTACCGGTTGACGGAGTGGATGTCCCGGCGCGTTGCGCGTGAGACACACCGGTTCGCATGA